In Frondihabitans sp. PAMC 28766, a genomic segment contains:
- a CDS encoding FAD-binding protein encodes MTSASISSLQDAGLPVFLPGTPVYDDATSPDNTSVVERPLAVVRPSTALEVAAAVRAAAVAGLVVAVQATGHGDGRPMGDETLLIDSRGLTSVSLDATSRTATVGAGTVWGDVQKQAFEHGLLGLSGTSATVGVSGYTFGGGIGWLTRPHGMASAALRAVTFVDGSGAVRVAADDASEADDREAIWAFRGGQPVGIATSLSFDLFEVRSLWAGYLLWPGDTAEAVVSAWAGALIDLPDDVTSTMSLLQLPPKGPFPPSLLGGVVVHLSLASPSGGDGAAGLIAAVRAAAAPTLDTTGPSNVERLVGIHLDPPAGNAARGTGAWLTGAAGSADEALRILRSARVGDDDGLLMIELRHLASSAAPTARAGAMTELPGLFLVHAVGGVPDAAARATTEAALAEVDVALSTVGVGRDAVSFRDGASSAGSAFGAADAARLRAIATRLDPSGVFRFGRPAGS; translated from the coding sequence ATGACTTCCGCTTCGATCTCGAGCCTGCAGGATGCCGGTCTCCCGGTCTTCCTCCCCGGCACCCCCGTCTACGACGACGCGACGAGCCCCGACAACACGAGCGTCGTCGAGCGGCCGCTCGCGGTCGTCCGGCCCTCCACCGCCCTCGAGGTCGCGGCGGCTGTGCGGGCTGCGGCCGTCGCGGGGCTGGTCGTCGCTGTGCAGGCCACCGGCCACGGCGATGGCCGGCCGATGGGCGACGAGACGCTGCTGATCGACTCGCGCGGGCTCACCTCGGTGTCTCTCGACGCCACCTCGCGCACCGCGACGGTCGGAGCCGGCACCGTCTGGGGTGACGTCCAGAAGCAGGCGTTCGAGCACGGGCTCCTCGGCCTGAGCGGCACGTCGGCGACGGTCGGCGTCTCGGGCTACACGTTCGGCGGCGGCATCGGCTGGTTGACGAGGCCGCACGGCATGGCCAGCGCGGCCCTCCGCGCAGTCACGTTCGTCGACGGCTCGGGCGCGGTGCGGGTCGCCGCCGACGACGCCAGCGAGGCCGACGATCGAGAGGCGATCTGGGCGTTCCGCGGGGGTCAGCCGGTCGGCATCGCGACCTCGCTCTCGTTCGATCTGTTCGAGGTGCGGTCGCTCTGGGCCGGGTACCTGCTCTGGCCCGGCGACACCGCCGAGGCGGTCGTGTCGGCCTGGGCCGGGGCTCTGATCGATCTGCCCGACGACGTCACCAGCACGATGTCTCTGCTGCAGCTGCCGCCCAAAGGGCCCTTCCCGCCGTCGCTGCTCGGGGGCGTCGTGGTGCACCTGTCGCTGGCCTCGCCGTCCGGAGGCGACGGTGCGGCGGGGCTGATCGCGGCGGTCCGGGCTGCGGCCGCGCCCACACTCGACACCACCGGGCCGTCGAACGTCGAGCGCCTCGTCGGGATCCACCTCGACCCGCCGGCGGGCAATGCGGCGCGGGGCACGGGTGCGTGGCTGACGGGCGCCGCCGGGAGTGCAGACGAGGCGCTTCGGATCCTGAGGTCCGCTCGAGTCGGAGACGACGACGGCCTGCTGATGATCGAGCTGAGGCATCTCGCGTCGTCGGCGGCGCCCACGGCCCGGGCCGGTGCGATGACCGAGCTGCCGGGGCTGTTTCTCGTGCACGCGGTGGGCGGTGTCCCCGATGCCGCGGCTCGGGCCACGACCGAGGCTGCGCTGGCCGAAGTCGATGTGGCGCTCAGCACCGTAGGCGTCGGCCGCGACGCGGTGTCGTTCCGCGACGGCGCTTCGTCGGCGGGCAGCGCCTTCGGTGCCGCCGATGCCGCGCGGCTGCGGGCCATCGCCACGCGCCTCGACCCGTCAGGCGTCTTCCGCTTCGGTCGCCCCGCCGGCTCGTAG
- a CDS encoding alpha/beta hydrolase codes for MTAEQRHTLAEMLRTGPLDFEADLDSQRAIFTEMLTGHPNPDDVRTTDIVLGGVPAIDVTVDGASASSDDVVFYLHGGAYVMGSAAGSVGLASDIARRSGARVVTVDYRLAPEHPYPAALDDAVAAYEALVSHQDPAHIALVGESAGGGLVFATLVALRERGLPMPRAAVALSPWADLTVSGSTAVSKADVDVSVSVPGLRLRAGQYIGDADPRTATLSPVFADLHDLPPVLIQSGSNEVLLDDSLRLAAAAAIADVAVRLEVTPGAPHVFQAFAAILTEGDAALESVAAFLRAALESTVES; via the coding sequence ATGACCGCCGAACAACGCCACACCCTCGCCGAGATGCTCCGCACCGGCCCCCTCGACTTCGAGGCCGACCTCGACTCGCAGCGCGCGATCTTCACCGAGATGCTGACCGGGCACCCGAACCCCGACGACGTCCGCACGACCGACATCGTGCTCGGCGGCGTGCCCGCGATCGACGTCACCGTCGACGGCGCCTCCGCCTCGTCGGACGACGTGGTCTTCTACCTGCACGGCGGGGCCTACGTGATGGGCTCCGCCGCCGGCTCGGTGGGGCTGGCCTCCGACATCGCCCGCCGCAGCGGTGCGCGCGTGGTGACCGTCGACTATCGGCTGGCACCGGAACACCCCTACCCGGCCGCTCTCGACGATGCGGTCGCGGCGTACGAGGCGCTCGTGAGCCATCAGGATCCTGCGCACATCGCTCTCGTCGGGGAGTCGGCCGGCGGCGGGCTCGTCTTCGCCACCCTCGTCGCCCTTCGCGAGCGAGGCCTGCCGATGCCGCGTGCCGCCGTCGCCCTGTCGCCGTGGGCCGACCTCACCGTGTCGGGCTCGACCGCCGTGTCGAAAGCCGACGTCGACGTCTCGGTTTCGGTGCCCGGGCTGCGCCTCCGCGCGGGGCAGTACATCGGCGACGCCGACCCCCGCACGGCGACGCTGAGCCCCGTGTTCGCCGACCTGCACGACCTGCCGCCCGTGCTGATCCAGTCGGGCTCGAACGAGGTGCTGCTCGACGACTCGCTGCGTCTCGCGGCCGCTGCCGCCATCGCCGACGTGGCCGTGCGGCTCGAGGTCACGCCCGGCGCGCCGCACGTCTTCCAGGCGTTCGCCGCGATCCTGACGGAGGGCGATGCGGCGCTCGAGTCGGTCGCGGCCTTCCTTCGCGCGGCGCTCGAGAGCACGGTGGAGTCATGA
- a CDS encoding alkene reductase — MTSIWDPIIVGRMALTHRLALSPMTRNRAGADGTPLPIVADYYAQRASLGLLITEGTQPSADGQGYLTTPGIYTDEHVAGWRTVTDAVHAAGGHVFIQLMHAGRMSHPDNTPHHRQPVAPSAIAPDMDMTAPTGKQPAPVPRALTTDEVHATVADFRHAAAQAIAAGADGVEIHAANGYLLQQFLSSNSNTRTDEYGGSLENRIRLTLEVAEAVVAEIGADRVGIRISPANHLGGIDEGSESVELYRILVSRLAPLGLAYLNVFDFTRDEAFLASLRDEWPTALLLIRAGRTLDELGRDVESGLADIAPIGMAALANPDIVERLREGASLNTPDVSTFYTGGARGFTDYPTLDS; from the coding sequence ATGACTTCGATTTGGGACCCCATCATCGTCGGCCGCATGGCCCTCACGCACCGCCTCGCCCTCTCACCCATGACCCGCAACCGGGCCGGCGCCGACGGCACGCCGCTGCCGATCGTCGCCGACTACTACGCCCAGCGCGCCTCGCTCGGCCTGCTCATCACCGAGGGCACACAGCCGTCCGCCGACGGCCAGGGCTACCTGACCACGCCCGGCATCTACACCGACGAGCACGTCGCCGGCTGGCGCACCGTGACCGACGCCGTCCACGCGGCGGGTGGGCACGTGTTCATCCAGCTCATGCACGCGGGCCGCATGTCGCACCCCGACAACACCCCGCACCACCGCCAGCCGGTCGCCCCCTCGGCGATCGCCCCCGACATGGACATGACGGCTCCGACCGGCAAGCAACCGGCTCCGGTGCCTCGCGCGCTCACCACCGACGAGGTGCACGCCACGGTCGCCGACTTCCGTCACGCCGCCGCCCAGGCGATCGCTGCAGGAGCCGACGGGGTCGAGATCCACGCCGCCAACGGCTATCTGCTGCAGCAGTTCCTCTCGTCGAACTCGAACACCCGCACCGACGAGTACGGCGGGTCGCTCGAGAACCGGATCCGCCTCACCCTCGAAGTCGCCGAGGCCGTCGTCGCCGAGATCGGCGCGGATCGGGTCGGCATCCGCATCTCGCCGGCCAACCACCTGGGCGGGATCGACGAGGGCTCGGAGAGCGTCGAGCTGTATCGGATCCTGGTCTCCCGCCTCGCCCCGCTGGGCCTCGCCTACCTCAACGTCTTCGACTTCACCCGCGACGAGGCCTTCCTCGCCTCGCTGCGCGACGAGTGGCCGACCGCGCTGCTGCTGATCCGCGCCGGGCGCACGCTCGACGAGCTCGGCCGCGACGTCGAGTCGGGCCTCGCCGACATCGCCCCGATCGGCATGGCGGCCCTCGCCAACCCCGACATCGTCGAGCGGCTGCGCGAGGGTGCGTCACTGAACACTCCCGACGTCTCGACCTTCTACACCGGCGGCGCCCGCGGCTTCACCGACTACCCGACGCTGGATTCGTGA
- a CDS encoding MarR family winged helix-turn-helix transcriptional regulator: protein MTDERHPPAAETGTLQRDFPMSYAIFAMARVHKAMAASALAEIGLFPNQDVMIVQLAASDGLSQKTLASTLRVSHVTVVKMVARMEKAGLVSRRTSENDRRITLVSLTDAGRALHDQVLDIWRDLEEVTTRHLSADDRQAFLDAASHIRPALEAAADPTAVQPA from the coding sequence ATGACCGACGAGAGGCACCCACCCGCGGCCGAGACGGGGACGCTGCAGCGCGACTTCCCGATGAGCTACGCGATCTTCGCGATGGCGCGGGTGCACAAGGCGATGGCGGCGTCGGCGCTGGCCGAGATCGGCCTGTTCCCCAACCAGGACGTCATGATCGTGCAACTGGCGGCCAGCGACGGCCTCTCGCAGAAGACGCTTGCGTCGACCCTGCGGGTCAGCCACGTCACCGTGGTCAAGATGGTCGCGCGCATGGAGAAGGCCGGGCTGGTCTCGCGCCGCACCTCGGAGAACGACCGCAGGATCACATTGGTCTCGCTGACCGACGCGGGTCGCGCCCTGCACGACCAGGTCCTCGACATCTGGCGGGACCTCGAAGAGGTGACGACCCGGCACCTCAGCGCCGACGACCGGCAGGCGTTCCTCGACGCGGCCTCCCACATCCGCCCCGCGCTCGAGGCGGCCGCCGACCCCACCGCCGTTCAGCCCGCCTGA